From a region of the Myroides sp. JBRI-B21084 genome:
- a CDS encoding mechanosensitive ion channel family protein — MFQDFYLHNYYGKIAITVILLILVYILRLIIKKVVLKFSEYSTKSDNRSKLIIKYFNSLLNILFLIFTILFWGVNTTQLFGFIGAAITFIGVALFAQWSVLSNLTAGVIMFFSFPFKIGDRIRIQDKDFPIEAEIDDIKAFHTILITPEGEIISYPNNLFLQKAVVIL; from the coding sequence ATGTTTCAAGATTTTTATCTACATAATTATTACGGTAAAATTGCTATTACCGTTATTTTACTTATTTTGGTTTACATATTACGTTTAATAATTAAAAAAGTTGTTTTAAAATTTTCTGAGTATTCTACAAAATCTGATAATAGAAGTAAGCTTATTATTAAATACTTTAATTCGCTTTTAAATATATTATTCTTAATTTTTACCATTTTATTTTGGGGAGTTAACACTACACAATTATTTGGTTTTATTGGTGCTGCCATAACTTTTATTGGCGTAGCATTATTTGCACAATGGTCGGTTTTAAGTAATTTAACCGCTGGAGTAATTATGTTTTTCTCGTTTCCTTTTAAAATTGGCGACCGTATTAGAATACAAGATAAAGACTTTCCTATTGAAGCTGAAATTGATGATATTAAAGCTTTTCATACCATATTAATAACACCTGAAGGCGAAATTATTTCTTATCCAAACAACTTATTTTTACAAAAAGCAGTTGTTATTTTATAG
- a CDS encoding phospho-sugar mutase, with product MNIPKNILEQSNKWIQDPFDIETQNQVKALLTSAPKELEDAFYKNLEFGTGGMRGIMGVGTNRINKYTLGKNTQGLSHYLKQSFPDEQIKVAIAYDCRHNSKSLAKIVADVFSANGIKVFLFEDLRPTPELSFAVRYLNCHAGIVLTASHNPPEYNGYKVYWQDGGQLVPPQDKEIIQVIESLDYSDILFDANNELIEYIGSEIDEAFAKSTIENASFNVPENARKNLKIVYTALHGTSIKAIPNVLAKAGYTNVHIVAEQAEPNGDFPTVKSPNPEEPEALQMALNVANDTNADIVIGTDPDSDRLGVAVRDTEGKMVLLNGNQAMVVMTAFLLEQWKRAGKLQGKKHFVGSTIVSTPMILALAEAYEVDCKVGLTGFKWIAKFIKDFPEQKFIGGGEESFGFMVGDAVRDKDAVASTLLICEIAAIAKHAGSSVFTELQNLYVDFGYYKEHLISLTKKGKDGAEEIAKMMTELRNNPLKEIAGERVVFIEDYQSSIATNLFSNETEPLFLPKSNVLIYYLEDGSKICARPSGTEPKIKFYFSTNTPIENIEEIKDADEYLTNKIQRIINDMNLN from the coding sequence ATGAATATCCCTAAAAATATATTAGAACAAAGCAACAAATGGATTCAAGATCCTTTTGATATCGAAACTCAAAACCAAGTAAAAGCACTTTTAACTTCGGCACCAAAAGAATTAGAAGATGCTTTTTATAAAAATTTAGAATTCGGAACAGGCGGTATGCGTGGTATAATGGGCGTTGGCACAAACCGTATTAACAAATACACTTTGGGTAAAAACACCCAAGGTTTATCGCACTATTTAAAACAGAGTTTTCCTGACGAACAAATAAAAGTAGCTATAGCATATGATTGCCGCCACAACAGTAAATCGTTAGCAAAAATAGTTGCCGATGTTTTTTCTGCAAACGGAATTAAAGTCTTTTTGTTCGAAGATTTACGCCCTACTCCTGAATTGTCTTTTGCTGTTCGTTACCTAAATTGCCATGCAGGGATAGTTTTAACAGCATCGCACAACCCTCCAGAATACAACGGTTACAAAGTGTATTGGCAAGATGGTGGGCAATTGGTTCCTCCACAAGATAAAGAAATTATTCAGGTTATTGAAAGTTTAGATTATAGTGATATTTTGTTTGATGCTAATAACGAATTAATTGAATACATTGGTTCGGAAATCGACGAAGCTTTTGCAAAATCAACTATAGAAAACGCATCATTTAATGTACCCGAAAATGCCCGTAAAAACCTAAAAATTGTTTATACAGCATTACACGGTACTTCCATAAAAGCCATTCCAAATGTTTTAGCAAAAGCCGGATATACCAATGTACATATCGTAGCGGAACAAGCGGAACCAAACGGAGATTTCCCTACCGTTAAATCGCCAAATCCTGAAGAACCTGAAGCTTTACAAATGGCTTTAAATGTGGCAAATGATACCAACGCAGATATTGTTATTGGTACCGATCCTGATTCTGACCGATTGGGAGTTGCCGTACGCGATACCGAAGGAAAAATGGTGCTTTTAAACGGTAATCAAGCTATGGTTGTTATGACTGCTTTTTTGTTAGAACAATGGAAACGTGCAGGAAAATTACAAGGCAAAAAACACTTTGTGGGTTCAACCATTGTTTCAACACCTATGATTTTAGCTTTGGCCGAAGCGTATGAAGTTGATTGCAAAGTAGGACTTACAGGCTTTAAATGGATTGCAAAATTTATTAAAGATTTTCCTGAACAAAAATTTATTGGCGGCGGCGAGGAAAGTTTTGGTTTTATGGTGGGCGATGCTGTACGTGATAAAGACGCCGTAGCTTCTACCCTATTAATTTGTGAAATTGCTGCAATTGCTAAACATGCAGGTTCATCGGTATTTACAGAATTACAAAACCTTTACGTTGATTTTGGATATTATAAAGAACATTTAATTTCGTTAACTAAAAAAGGAAAAGACGGCGCTGAAGAAATTGCAAAAATGATGACGGAATTACGCAACAATCCTTTAAAAGAAATTGCAGGTGAACGTGTGGTTTTTATTGAAGATTACCAAAGTTCAATAGCAACTAATTTATTTTCGAATGAAACAGAGCCTTTGTTCTTACCAAAATCAAACGTGTTGATTTATTATTTAGAAGACGGATCTAAAATTTGTGCACGACCAAGTGGAACCGAACCTAAAATTAAGTTTTATTTTAGTACCAACACTCCTATTGAAAACATTGAAGAAATTAAAGATGCCGATGAATATTTAACCAATAAAATTCAACGCATTATTAACGATATGAATTTGAATTAA
- a CDS encoding PIG-L family deacetylase has product MNKYLIYIFCGLFLQHSFAQKPQTPTPSEIYFQMEKLNILASALYIAAHPDDENTRLITYLTHHDKAYTNYFSLTRGNGGQNLISNELGTDLGVIRTNELWNARKIDGGKQFFSTADDFGFSKHPKEAFEKWDKDLLLKQMVYLIRKEQPDVIVNRFDHRTEGTTHGHHTASAQLSKLAFSLANDKNYKDLLKENTNTWQPKRLFFNVSWFLFGSKQAFEKADKSKYVPLNIGVFYNQLGKNNQEIASLSRSQHQSQGFGDISSRGDEIDYVELVDGDGLKSNNLFEGIDTSWNRIEGGKNIQPLVTQLLKEYDFKDPTKSIHLLTKIYTEIDKLPESIWKKRKQTEVKELIKNCAGLFLDITTNEPYTTPNENVDVKVEIANRSNQNIVVKDITINNNKVSIDKTITNQEVFYEYYQTKFSNNDFTNFKFINTFNDFETQFNANPKNIIGLEVNGVYLSYTLPIQYHYKDVVKGEIYKPFHIVPAVSVQFKQPVYISNNHKNQNVSVVLSNYSDEDINGEIILKKLDLNNAINNKKDIITPSILFSIKSNEKNKEIIIPNDFAEGAYTVNVFENNKILSNAETKWVDYNHIPLNYYFKPAETKIVSFNKSVLKKKNIGYIVGAGDEIPQVLKNVGYNVDFINLESVKAEELSNYETIIVGIRAFNTESLLKTKNKLLFDYTKNGGTVIVQYQTNNNLQTNEIAPYNLKIGKTRITNENATVQFINPNETVLNEPFKITQENFKNWVQEQGLYYADEFATELHPVFTSHDFDEKDTNGALLIAKHGKGNYIYTGLSFFRQLPAGNTGALELFINLIEL; this is encoded by the coding sequence ATGAATAAATACCTAATCTATATATTTTGTGGTTTGTTTTTACAACACAGTTTTGCACAAAAACCACAAACCCCTACTCCGTCTGAAATTTATTTTCAAATGGAAAAATTAAACATTTTGGCAAGCGCTTTGTATATTGCGGCTCACCCCGATGATGAAAACACCCGTTTAATTACCTATTTAACACATCACGATAAAGCATATACCAATTATTTTTCGTTAACACGTGGCAACGGTGGTCAAAACTTAATAAGTAATGAACTAGGTACCGATTTAGGCGTAATTCGCACAAACGAATTATGGAACGCACGAAAAATTGATGGAGGAAAACAATTTTTTTCAACAGCCGATGATTTTGGATTTTCAAAACACCCTAAAGAAGCTTTTGAAAAATGGGATAAAGATTTGTTACTTAAACAAATGGTTTATTTAATTAGAAAAGAACAACCCGATGTTATTGTAAACCGTTTTGATCATAGAACCGAAGGCACCACTCACGGCCATCATACCGCATCGGCGCAACTTTCTAAACTGGCTTTTAGTTTAGCAAACGATAAAAATTATAAAGATTTACTAAAAGAAAACACAAATACTTGGCAACCCAAAAGATTATTCTTTAATGTTTCTTGGTTCCTTTTTGGCAGTAAACAGGCTTTTGAAAAAGCCGATAAATCAAAGTACGTTCCTTTAAACATTGGTGTGTTTTATAATCAATTAGGTAAAAACAATCAAGAAATTGCATCGTTAAGTCGCAGCCAACATCAATCGCAAGGTTTTGGTGATATTTCGTCACGCGGTGATGAAATTGATTATGTAGAATTGGTTGATGGCGATGGATTAAAATCGAACAATCTATTTGAAGGTATTGATACAAGTTGGAACCGAATTGAAGGTGGTAAAAATATTCAACCTTTAGTTACACAACTATTAAAAGAATACGATTTTAAAGATCCTACTAAATCTATTCATTTATTGACAAAAATTTACACCGAAATTGATAAATTACCTGAATCCATTTGGAAAAAACGCAAACAAACCGAAGTTAAAGAACTTATTAAAAATTGCGCCGGTTTGTTTTTAGATATTACTACAAACGAACCGTACACTACTCCAAACGAAAATGTTGATGTTAAGGTTGAAATCGCTAACAGATCTAACCAAAACATTGTTGTAAAAGATATTACAATTAATAACAACAAAGTAAGTATTGATAAAACAATTACAAATCAAGAAGTTTTTTATGAATACTATCAAACAAAATTTTCAAACAACGATTTTACTAATTTTAAATTTATAAACACTTTTAACGATTTTGAAACACAATTTAATGCAAACCCAAAAAACATTATTGGTTTAGAAGTTAACGGCGTGTATTTATCGTACACCTTGCCTATTCAATACCATTATAAAGATGTTGTAAAAGGCGAAATTTACAAACCGTTTCATATAGTACCAGCAGTCTCGGTACAATTTAAGCAACCTGTTTACATATCAAACAATCATAAAAACCAAAATGTATCCGTTGTTTTGAGTAATTATTCTGATGAAGACATAAACGGGGAAATAATCTTAAAAAAGTTAGACCTTAACAACGCTATAAACAACAAAAAAGATATTATAACACCATCTATTCTGTTTTCAATAAAATCGAACGAAAAAAACAAAGAAATAATTATTCCAAATGATTTTGCAGAAGGAGCGTATACTGTAAATGTATTTGAAAACAATAAAATTTTAAGTAATGCAGAAACAAAATGGGTTGATTACAACCACATTCCGTTAAATTATTATTTTAAACCTGCCGAAACCAAAATTGTATCTTTTAATAAAAGTGTTTTAAAGAAAAAGAACATAGGATATATAGTTGGTGCAGGCGACGAAATTCCGCAGGTTTTAAAAAATGTAGGTTACAACGTAGATTTTATTAATTTAGAAAGTGTAAAAGCTGAAGAATTATCAAATTACGAAACCATAATTGTTGGTATTCGAGCTTTTAACACTGAAAGTTTGTTAAAAACTAAAAACAAATTATTGTTTGATTATACTAAAAATGGCGGTACGGTTATTGTGCAATATCAAACCAATAATAATTTACAAACCAACGAAATTGCACCTTATAATTTAAAAATTGGTAAAACCAGAATTACAAATGAAAACGCAACTGTACAATTTATAAATCCTAACGAAACGGTTTTAAACGAACCTTTTAAAATTACACAAGAGAATTTTAAAAATTGGGTACAAGAACAAGGTTTGTATTATGCCGATGAATTTGCAACTGAATTACACCCCGTTTTTACATCGCACGATTTTGATGAAAAGGATACTAACGGTGCGTTACTTATTGCAAAACATGGTAAAGGAAATTATATTTATACTGGTTTAAGCTTTTTTAGACAATTACCCGCTGGAAATACAGGCGCTTTAGAATTATTTATAAACTTAATTGAACTTTAA
- a CDS encoding DUF4199 domain-containing protein produces MNTLLKNTGIKFGSIIAVFMVLTYLLIYFFNYKLMNSIYGGFLMLFVVIVFGALATFIAKRKLGGYITLKEAFIPYFITIAMGLLISTVFLFILYGVVDTETGNLLKLDAIELTKQQMLKFGVPKDQAEQSVAMVTDSNPYSFGTLLMSAATRVLLMAIPGLIIALAIRNKSEFNSPAN; encoded by the coding sequence ATGAATACTTTACTTAAAAATACAGGTATTAAATTTGGCAGTATCATAGCTGTATTTATGGTTTTAACTTACCTTTTAATTTATTTTTTTAATTATAAATTAATGAATTCTATTTACGGTGGGTTTTTAATGCTTTTTGTAGTAATTGTTTTTGGTGCGTTGGCTACTTTTATTGCAAAACGTAAATTAGGTGGCTATATTACATTAAAAGAAGCTTTTATACCTTATTTTATAACCATTGCAATGGGACTTTTAATTAGCACCGTATTTTTATTTATTTTATATGGTGTGGTTGATACCGAAACTGGAAATTTACTAAAACTTGATGCTATAGAACTAACTAAGCAACAAATGCTAAAATTTGGTGTACCTAAAGATCAGGCCGAACAATCGGTTGCTATGGTTACCGATTCTAACCCATATAGTTTTGGTACGTTATTAATGTCTGCAGCAACTCGTGTGTTATTAATGGCTATTCCTGGGTTAATTATTGCATTGGCAATACGCAACAAATCAGAATTTAATTCACCTGCAAATTAA
- a CDS encoding glycosyltransferase family 2 protein — protein sequence MNITILIPLLNEAESLPELYIWITKVMQQNNYTYEVVFIDDGSTDNSWEIIENLTANDTQIKGVRFQKNFGKSQALHAGFAIAKGDVVITMDADLQDSPDEIPELYNMIVQQKYDLVSGWKKKRFDSVVAKNLPSKLFNWAARKTSGVQLNDFNCGLKAYSNKVVKNIDVYGEMHRYIPVLAKNAGFHKIGEKVVQHQARKYGVSKFGMNRFVNGFLDLITIWFLSKFGKRPMHLFGALGVIMFLVGFCSAAFIGIYKLYKLSVHQPAVLVTNNPWFYISLTAMILGTQLFLAGFLGEIILRSKNNESRYKISNQINL from the coding sequence ATGAATATTACCATACTTATTCCATTGTTAAACGAAGCCGAATCGTTACCTGAATTATACATTTGGATTACAAAAGTAATGCAACAAAATAATTACACCTATGAAGTGGTTTTTATTGATGATGGCAGTACCGACAATTCTTGGGAAATTATAGAAAACTTAACAGCAAACGATACGCAAATAAAAGGAGTTCGTTTTCAGAAAAACTTTGGAAAATCACAGGCTTTACACGCTGGTTTTGCAATTGCTAAAGGCGATGTTGTTATTACTATGGATGCCGATTTACAAGACAGTCCAGACGAAATTCCCGAACTTTACAACATGATTGTTCAACAAAAATATGATTTAGTTTCGGGCTGGAAGAAAAAACGTTTTGATTCGGTAGTAGCTAAAAACCTACCTTCAAAGTTATTTAATTGGGCAGCACGTAAAACATCGGGTGTTCAATTAAACGATTTTAACTGTGGTTTAAAGGCTTACAGCAACAAGGTGGTAAAAAATATCGATGTATATGGCGAAATGCATCGTTACATTCCTGTTTTAGCAAAAAATGCAGGTTTTCATAAAATTGGCGAAAAAGTAGTACAACATCAAGCACGTAAATACGGCGTTTCAAAATTTGGAATGAACCGTTTTGTAAACGGCTTTTTAGATTTAATTACCATTTGGTTTTTATCAAAATTTGGCAAACGTCCCATGCATTTATTTGGGGCATTAGGTGTAATTATGTTTTTAGTTGGTTTTTGTAGTGCTGCATTTATTGGTATCTACAAATTATATAAATTATCGGTACACCAACCTGCTGTTTTGGTAACCAACAATCCGTGGTTTTATATTTCGTTAACCGCAATGATTTTAGGCACCCAGTTGTTTTTAGCTGGATTTTTAGGCGAAATCATTTTACGAAGCAAAAACAACGAATCGCGCTACAAAATTTCAAACCAAATTAACTTATAA
- a CDS encoding type B 50S ribosomal protein L31 yields MKQGLHPENYRLVAFKDMSNDDVFITKSTVDTKETIEVDGVEYPVYKMEISRTSHPFYTGKSKLIDTAGRIDKFKTKYAKFKK; encoded by the coding sequence ATGAAACAAGGTCTTCACCCAGAAAATTACAGATTAGTAGCGTTTAAAGATATGTCTAACGATGACGTATTCATCACAAAATCAACAGTTGATACAAAAGAAACAATTGAAGTTGATGGAGTAGAGTACCCAGTTTATAAAATGGAGATTTCGCGTACATCGCACCCATTCTACACAGGTAAATCTAAGTTAATTGATACAGCAGGTCGTATCGATAAATTCAAAACTAAATACGCTAAATTCAAAAAATAA
- a CDS encoding Maf family nucleotide pyrophosphatase: MILKEKFDKKNLILASNSPRRKQFLTDLGLHFSVSPANVNEEYPSHLTGKDIALYIALQKASVFNNLAPNDIVITCDTIVWVDETSLGKPENKTEAIEMLEKLSNKTHQVISAVCIKSAEKEHLFYDVTEVSFNVLQKNDIAYYVDTFKPFDKAGSYGIQEWIGLIGIKKINGSYTNVVGMPMEKLYNELLNW; this comes from the coding sequence ATGATTCTAAAAGAAAAATTCGATAAAAAAAACCTAATATTAGCATCAAATTCACCTAGAAGAAAACAATTTTTAACCGATTTAGGCTTACATTTTAGCGTTTCACCAGCAAACGTAAACGAAGAATATCCTTCCCATTTAACGGGCAAGGATATTGCTTTATATATTGCTTTGCAAAAAGCATCGGTTTTTAACAATTTAGCACCAAACGATATTGTTATTACGTGCGATACAATTGTTTGGGTTGATGAAACATCACTTGGTAAACCCGAAAATAAAACAGAAGCAATTGAAATGCTTGAAAAATTATCAAATAAAACACACCAAGTAATAAGTGCGGTTTGTATTAAATCTGCCGAAAAAGAACATCTTTTTTACGATGTTACTGAAGTTTCTTTCAACGTGCTCCAAAAAAATGATATTGCGTATTATGTAGATACTTTTAAACCTTTTGATAAAGCCGGATCTTACGGTATACAAGAATGGATTGGATTAATTGGTATAAAAAAAATTAACGGCTCATACACAAATGTTGTGGGTATGCCTATGGAAAAATTGTATAACGAATTATTAAATTGGTAA
- a CDS encoding sodium:solute symporter: protein MELLDWIILLSTLLFIVLYGTYKTRGSKNIQEYILANQSTNWFTVGLSVMATQASAITFLSTPGQAFHDGMGFVQFYFGLPLAMVVICMVFIPVFHRLKVYTAYEFLENRFDLKTRTLASVIFLIQRSIGTGITIYAPAIILSSILNWDLTFIIVSIGIVIIFYTYFGGTKALNITQKQQAFVIMAGMFLTFFIILFKLPQEVNFVNVFNVAKIEGKLNLLNFSTNFSETYTLWNGITAGFFLMLAYFGTDQSQVGRYLSGKNIKETQVGLLMNGVLKVPMQFFILLVGVMVFIFFHFYQSPIHFNPVNTQKVLNSTYQNEFRDLEIELKDLLNEKKEITQIYTGQLNQGYENEMLEEKLVALNEHEVQLRQNARDIITKVDKNAETNDKDYVFIYFILNYLPHGIIGFLLAMIFSAAMSSSASGLYAVASSSAIDIYKTYKPNLSEQHYLKVTKYLVVFWGIICILAACLITLFENLIQLVNIIGSIFYGPVLGIFLIAFFFKYIKAKATFWGALLAQLVVIYIYNLDVISFMWLNPIGVFTVIIIAFIIQSIINKRVKSN from the coding sequence ATGGAATTATTAGATTGGATCATACTTTTAAGCACTTTGTTGTTTATTGTTTTATACGGAACTTATAAAACCCGTGGCAGTAAAAACATTCAAGAATATATTTTAGCAAACCAAAGCACAAACTGGTTTACAGTTGGGCTTTCGGTAATGGCTACACAAGCAAGTGCAATCACATTTTTGTCTACACCAGGGCAAGCATTTCACGACGGCATGGGCTTTGTGCAGTTTTATTTTGGTTTACCGTTAGCAATGGTAGTAATTTGTATGGTATTTATACCTGTTTTTCACCGATTAAAAGTATATACAGCCTACGAATTTTTAGAAAACAGATTCGATTTAAAAACAAGAACTTTAGCATCGGTTATTTTCCTCATTCAACGTAGTATAGGTACAGGAATAACCATTTATGCACCAGCAATTATTTTATCTTCTATTTTAAATTGGGATTTAACGTTCATTATAGTTTCAATAGGAATTGTAATTATTTTTTATACGTATTTTGGTGGTACAAAAGCTTTAAATATTACCCAAAAACAGCAAGCTTTTGTAATAATGGCCGGTATGTTTTTAACGTTTTTTATCATTCTATTTAAATTACCACAAGAAGTAAATTTTGTAAACGTTTTTAATGTTGCAAAAATTGAAGGAAAACTTAATTTATTAAACTTTTCAACTAATTTTTCCGAAACATACACTCTTTGGAACGGTATAACAGCAGGTTTCTTTTTAATGTTGGCTTATTTTGGAACAGATCAATCGCAAGTGGGGCGCTATTTATCTGGCAAAAACATAAAAGAAACGCAAGTGGGTTTATTAATGAATGGTGTTTTAAAGGTACCTATGCAATTTTTTATATTATTGGTAGGTGTTATGGTATTTATCTTTTTTCATTTTTATCAATCGCCAATACATTTTAATCCAGTAAACACCCAAAAAGTTTTAAATTCTACTTATCAAAATGAATTCCGCGATTTAGAAATTGAATTAAAAGATTTATTAAACGAAAAAAAAGAAATTACACAAATTTACACTGGGCAATTAAACCAAGGCTATGAAAACGAAATGTTAGAAGAAAAATTAGTAGCTTTAAATGAACACGAAGTACAATTGCGCCAAAATGCACGCGATATTATTACCAAGGTTGATAAAAATGCTGAAACAAATGATAAAGACTATGTTTTTATTTATTTTATATTAAATTATTTACCCCACGGAATTATTGGTTTTTTATTAGCCATGATTTTTTCGGCAGCTATGTCAAGTTCGGCATCGGGTTTATATGCCGTTGCATCAAGTTCCGCAATAGATATTTACAAAACATACAAACCCAATTTATCAGAACAACATTATTTAAAAGTAACCAAATATCTAGTTGTTTTTTGGGGCATCATTTGTATTTTAGCTGCTTGCTTAATTACGTTGTTTGAAAACTTAATTCAACTTGTAAACATAATAGGTTCTATATTTTATGGTCCGGTTTTAGGTATCTTCCTAATAGCATTCTTTTTCAAATACATAAAAGCTAAAGCTACATTTTGGGGCGCATTATTAGCACAATTAGTAGTAATTTATATTTATAATTTAGATGTTATAAGTTTTATGTGGCTTAATCCAATTGGTGTTTTTACAGTAATTATAATTGCATTTATCATACAAAGTATAATAAACAAACGTGTTAAAAGTAATTAA
- a CDS encoding ABC transporter ATP-binding protein: MDDNLKKLIPFALKYKPNIIWNVVFNVLYALFSSLGFVMIIPVMNVLFGEEEKVTKLPTYNGIWELKTYLNDTLYYYVNYLTEQKGAAYALYLIISIIIIIFLLKNLFGFLGLQHLMKLKTGVLRDFREKMYAKIVDLPVSYYSEKRKGDVMARILGDVNEVQNSFFAVLELIVKEPLTIIITLGIMFSISWKLTLFVFIFIPISGLIISKIGKSLKSQSARAQQENGYMISVVEETLTGLKVVKGYNAETYFKNLFTASVNRLYILTNKIGKKHNLASPMSEFLGIATIAVLLIYGGTLVLQDGSLSGGAFIGYIGMAYNILTPAKAISKASYQVKNGSAAAERVFEIIETPNVIRDTEKSIAINSFNDKIQLKNITFSYDGEQNVLKNFSLDIPKGKTVALVGQSGSGKSTIANLLMRFYDVENGTITLNGTNIKDIQLFALREQLGLVTQDSIMFNGSIADNVRIGKLNATDEDVIAALKIANAYEFVQHLPDGINTNIGDGGGKLSGGQKQRISIARAVLKNPPIMVLDEATSALDTESERLVQDALEKMMQNRTSVVIAHRLSTIQKADVIVVMNRGEIAEQGTHDELLAKNGTYAKLVSLQSFES, from the coding sequence ATGGACGATAATTTAAAAAAACTAATTCCTTTTGCATTAAAATACAAACCAAATATTATTTGGAATGTGGTTTTTAATGTTTTGTACGCCTTATTTTCATCATTAGGTTTTGTAATGATTATACCTGTAATGAATGTTTTATTTGGCGAAGAAGAAAAAGTAACTAAATTGCCAACATACAACGGCATTTGGGAACTTAAAACCTATTTAAATGATACATTATACTATTATGTAAATTATTTAACCGAGCAAAAAGGTGCTGCTTATGCTTTGTATTTAATTATAAGTATTATAATTATTATATTTTTATTAAAAAACCTATTTGGATTTTTAGGTTTACAACATTTAATGAAACTTAAAACAGGTGTGCTACGCGATTTTAGAGAAAAAATGTATGCTAAAATTGTAGATTTACCCGTTTCATATTATTCTGAAAAACGCAAAGGCGACGTTATGGCTCGAATTTTAGGTGATGTAAACGAAGTCCAAAATTCCTTTTTCGCCGTTTTAGAACTAATTGTTAAAGAACCACTTACTATAATAATTACTTTAGGCATAATGTTTTCAATAAGTTGGAAACTAACCTTATTTGTATTTATTTTTATACCTATTTCTGGATTAATTATATCAAAAATTGGTAAATCGTTAAAATCACAGTCAGCACGTGCGCAACAAGAAAACGGCTATATGATTTCTGTGGTAGAAGAAACATTAACCGGTTTAAAAGTAGTGAAAGGATATAATGCCGAAACGTATTTTAAAAACCTATTTACAGCATCGGTTAATCGTTTGTACATATTAACCAACAAAATAGGTAAAAAACACAATTTAGCATCGCCAATGTCTGAATTTTTAGGCATTGCAACCATTGCGGTTTTGTTAATTTACGGTGGTACTTTAGTATTACAAGACGGATCGCTTTCGGGCGGTGCTTTTATAGGTTACATTGGTATGGCTTATAATATTTTAACACCTGCAAAAGCTATTTCAAAAGCATCGTATCAGGTTAAAAATGGTTCGGCAGCTGCAGAACGTGTTTTTGAAATTATTGAAACTCCAAATGTTATTCGCGATACCGAAAAATCAATCGCAATAAACAGTTTTAACGATAAAATTCAATTAAAAAACATCACTTTTTCTTATGATGGGGAGCAAAACGTTTTAAAGAATTTTTCGTTAGATATACCAAAAGGTAAAACCGTTGCATTGGTAGGTCAGTCAGGTTCTGGTAAAAGTACCATTGCTAATTTATTGATGCGTTTTTACGATGTTGAAAATGGAACAATAACGTTAAACGGCACAAATATTAAAGATATTCAACTTTTTGCTTTACGTGAACAATTAGGTCTAGTAACCCAAGACAGTATTATGTTTAACGGCAGTATTGCAGATAACGTGCGTATTGGAAAATTAAACGCTACTGATGAGGATGTGATTGCTGCCTTAAAAATTGCAAATGCGTATGAGTTTGTACAACATTTACCCGATGGCATTAACACAAATATTGGCGATGGCGGAGGAAAACTCTCGGGCGGACAAAAACAGCGTATTTCTATAGCGCGTGCCGTTTTAAAGAACCCTCCTATTATGGTTTTAGACGAAGCTACTTCGGCTTTAGATACCGAAAGCGAGCGTTTGGTACAAGATGCATTAGAGAAAATGATGCAAAACAGAACGTCGGTTGTAATTGCACATAGGCTATCAACCATACAAAAAGCCGATGTTATTGTAGTTATGAACCGAGGCGAAATTGCCGAACAAGGTACACACGACGAACTTTTGGCTAAAAACGGTACGTACGCAAAATTAGTTTCGTTACAATCATTTGAAAGTTAA